From Syngnathus typhle isolate RoL2023-S1 ecotype Sweden linkage group LG5, RoL_Styp_1.0, whole genome shotgun sequence:
ATAGTGATGGTGGCCATGAATCCGACAGACAGTGCAGTGATAGAGATGCTGTAGTTTGTGGCTGGAAGCAGGCTGAGACAGACCTCCGGCCAGTCTGCCTTAGAACTCAGAaaccttttccttttttcaaaaaACGCCCTCTCATAGTCTCTGGATCCTATGTAGCTCACCTGAGAGTTAAAGGtaagaattgatttgttttggcAATGGTAGAGGTCATAGTTTTAAATTTACATTGTGGTGATGAATGCCTATGTTAATCTGAGATTACCAGATGATCAGGAGGGTCTAAATTGGTTTGGCATTACCTTGTACGTTTCTGTGTCTTCGTCATACTTCTCTGCTCTCCATTTCagacatttttcatttgaaacaaaTAGGTGATGGATGGGTGGCTTGGTTTCTGTGAgcacaaatacatttttactATATTTGCAGAATTTTGTCAGCTCCCTTCCCTTAGTAGAGAAACGGCTCACCTATGCATTTGAGCGTAGCGATCCGCCACACACCAGAACTGCTGCATGTGGAGACATTGCTGCCCCTCCAGCTGTGGTAGCCGTTCGCACAGCGATGGATCACTACACTTATGTTACGCAATACAACCTCTGAGTGGGCAAGGATGGGGATTGGACCACATTTTGCTGGGAAAACAATGGCGCTTATTAAATACACGGTGCAGCAAAACAATCTGGGCCACATACATATTGCATCTATGTGTGCAAGAACAGGAACACAGTAAAGTTCTATGCAGTGATTGTTTTAGGCTGGAAAATCATAATGAAAAGTGTTTTCCAATTTTTTAATTCTATTATACCTTTGCAATTTAATGATACATTCGCCCACTCGCCTGATGTTAGACATGTGGAAATATTATCTCCATTCTCCTGGTAATATCCTTCCATACATTCATATAGCGCAACGCTGCCAGGACTAACGGAACCATTCCACAGGAGGTTAGTATGGGGGAGGGTTTGTGGGGGCCCACATGTTATTTCTGCACAAAGACATGGATTAATGAGACAAAAGCAGATCAGGCAACAAGCTTCAACCCTcatgtctaaaaaaaacaaaaaaaaaaaactcggacATAAATACCataaaccacaggtgtcaaactcaaggcccgggggccaaatacggcccACCTCATAATTTTAAgtggcctgcaaagacaaattgtgcattaaaatcgtgtgtcattactagaattacaaattgtcttcacttttaataatatctttttttgtgaatatttgaccagattttactcgtctgatctGAAAACCAGTTATTTGacagtttgttttgttgctttaactgtatataatatgaggttctcatacatttatttgggttgacagtcataatggccctccgaaagaagctatgactataaTGCGACCcgtgaaaaaaacgagtttgacacccctgccataAACTAAACAGTACTTAATTGCGCCATTCTATCATTGTTAAACTCACAAAACTCAACACTAATAAATATTTGTATAGATTGAGCAAATACAATCTGATCTTCAAACGTTGCACCTTCACACCAAAGATCAATTTCTTCCCACAGTCCGTTCTGTCCACATATTGAGAAGTTCCTCACACTCCTTGTGTCATATCCTTCATCACATTGGTAAATAACCATACTGCCAACATGTGATGTGCCATTCCACAGCCTTTTACTGTGCGGTTTCAAAACAGGCTCCTGACATCTTATTTCTATAACAAAACAGATGGCAAATCATGACATATCAGGGATTAAGCCAAAACAGACATAGGAATTATGTCTTAATTTAGATTAGGAATCACTTTCTGCAACATTTTCACCTTGACAGTGCAGAGAGGGCTTGTCCCATTTCCCAGTGTCAGTACATACTGTTTGATTTATTTCTCCAACACTGTAATATCCAGATTGACACTGATAAGCAACCTGAGAGCCCACAGTGGAGATGTGATCCCATAACAGGAGTGAATGAGAGATGTCAGGAGGAGAGCCACAGTCAACTTCTACAGAGATGGACAATGATGTTACTTGATCGTGACATCACTTCTGTGTGCCAACATCAGAGTAGAAGACCAAATATCTGTCATTACCTTTGCATGAAATATTTGGCTTC
This genomic window contains:
- the susd1 gene encoding sushi domain-containing protein 1 isoform X5; protein product: MGKKSTTALMIFLFGVASAAANTLDVCASCHINATCDDKLDDSGKVCNCKYGFVGNGRSFCQDKDECQIGATKICGQHTKCHNTYGSYYCTCVAGYMASNNMPVFIPNDGTHCRDIDECNVVGICGEGGQCWNLDGSFDCSCQLGYQVRNGTEHFHPHKDKAFCQVVDCGLPTSQEDTILLSATGTTFGSVATFECGEGFRWRNGRNTSLCGADGLWRGLNMSCEEISCGKPHTVPHTGHVWNGTSTPGSMVNYYCNQGYIHIEGSAVSLCSSTGTWTKPNISCKEVDCGSPPDISHSLLLWDHISTVGSQVAYQCQSGYYSVGEINQTVCTDTGKWDKPSLHCQEIRCQEPVLKPHSKRLWNGTSHVGSMVIYQCDEGYDTRSVRNFSICGQNGLWEEIDLWCEEITCGPPQTLPHTNLLWNGSVSPGSVALYECMEGYYQENGDNISTCLTSGEWANVSLNCKAKCGPIPILAHSEVVLRNISVVIHRCANGYHSWRGSNVSTCSSSGVWRIATLKCIETKPPIHHLFVSNEKCLKWRAEKYDEDTETYKVSYIGSRDYERAFFEKRKRFLSSKADWPEVCLSLLPATNYSISITALSVGFMATITINTSLTGPAVPDVHYREYETPVPTLKLHRSPSTLDPIRFFKKK